The genomic DNA GCGCCCACCCGACTCCAGCCTCCGCAGCCACGCTAAAGACTTCCACAGCCCCACCTAGTGGCGGCCAGCCCTCATAGCGCACACCAGGAACACAGAGCAAGGTGAACCCTGGTGACCGAAGATGTACGAACGGGATCAGGGAAGTGATATTTGTTGTAGTGGAGAGGAGCTCATCGACAATCCATATTTTAGAGGCATCACTGTACCTCAGTTAAGCTGTTGCTGTAGTAGCCAATGACGGACCACGTGTTAGAGAGGACACTACACGATCCACTTTTCTCTTGCTGAGTCATGACCACATGTGATGGCACCAGAACTCCAATCTATTGTAACACTTTGCAATCCTGATAGCACTTTAAAGACGATGCCAATGTTTTCACAACATCTcattttatacatatatatatatatatattttttttttttttgtcatagcAAATAGTAACCTCACAAGCTAGATGCAAGATTGTCATAGCCTTACGGTAGAGTTTACAGATATTTTGTTAATGGATAGAGATTTGGGATTTATTGTAGCTTTTATGGCCATTGAAATGTTATATTTACACGCAGAGTATCAGAACAAAATTCTACAGAGTGCATAACGAGGAATGTAGCCTGAAAGAGTCACTTTTTTTGTGATTTGTGCTGATTTTTATCATTGGAGtttatgttgtctttttaatgttttgaatTTTTACTGCACTTGATGTGTACGAACAGATCATGAATGTGTCTAGTGGTAGATCCACTCCTTGGGTTTGTAGGAGCCAAGTTTACGAATAGGCTGCTAAGATTCTGCAATGCAATAAAGGTTGGGTACTGTAAAGAAGATAATGGTGGTTGTGGTGATGTATTGCCTGTGTGTACTTACTACTTACTTATGCTTAGACTTATTAGAGTGCCATTTCTCCAGGTCATTAACACTTTCGCCATCATTTCTCTTGATTGGTGCTTGGCAGTTGTTTCTAGGATTCAAAGCTATACACATGACGAATCTATGTCCAATCAATCATTGCTGAGCTGGATTAGGATGATCTATTGGTGTTTGCAAGGCACACATTTGCTCGAATACAGATCAGGATTCAGGATTAGACAAATAAAAGATGTGCAGTCAGtgagacagatttgttttattAGGACATGATCTGGAAACGGACGTTTGAGGTAAACGCTGAACTTATTTCGTCAACATAGCAACAAAGTAAATACAGTACCAATATACATCTTTCTTTACCACAATAAGAACACTGTAGCACTTTGAGTCAAGGCTCTACGTTGTTGCGAAAACGAGCACTGTTAAGTACTGTAGACCCTATGTTGCCGTTTGACCATAAAGCTGTGATCTGAAAACAGACTATTTTGCTAAAACGAAAGAAAAGAAGCAGTGGCCGTGTGCGCCTGCCTGCCTCAGTGGCGGACCTCTTGGCGGatatcctcctcatcctccagcTCGTCTTCCTCGTATTCGCCCATCTCGTCGGCGGTGGCGTCTTGGTACTGCTGGTACTCGGACACCAGGTCGTTCATGTTGCTCTCGGCCTCGGTGAACTCCATCTCGTCCATGCCCTCGCCGGTGTACCAGTGGAGGAAGGCCTTGCGGCGGAACATGGCGGTGAACTGCTCGGAGATGCGGCGGAACAGCTCCTGGATGGCCGTGCTGTTGCCGATGAAGGTGGCGGACATCTTGAGCCCCCGGGGCGGGATGTCGCAGACGGCCGTCTTGACGTTGTTGGGGATCCACTCCACGAAGTAGCTGCTGTTCTTGTTCTGCACGCTGAGCATCTGCTCGTCCACCTCCTTCATGGACATGCGCCCGCGGAAGATGGCCGCCACCGTCAGGTAGCGCCCGTGGCGCGGGTCGCAGGCGGCCATCATGTTCTTGGCGTCGAACATCTGCTGAGTCAGCTCGGGCACGGACAGGGCGCGGTACTGCTGGCTGCCCCTGCTGGTCAGCGGCGCGAAACCGGGCATGAAGAAGTGCAGGCGGGGGAAGGGCACCATGTTGACGGCGAGCTTGCGGAGGTCGGCGTTGAGCTGGCCGGGGAAGCGCAGGCAGGTGGTCACTCCGCTCATGGTGGCCGACACCAGGTGATTGAGGTCGCCGTACGTGGGGGTGGTGAGCTTGAGCGTGCGGAAGCAGATGTCGTAGAGGGCCTCGTTGTCGATGCTGAAGGTCTCGTCGGTGTTCTCCACCAGCTGATGCACGGAGAGCGTGGCGTTGTAGGGCTCCACGACGGTGTCGGACACTTTGGGCGAGGGCATGACGCTGAAGGTGTTCATGATGCGGTCGGGGTACTCCTCGCGGATCTTGCTGATGAGCAGGGTGCCCATGCCCGAGCCGGTGCCGCCGCCCAGAGAGTGGGTGAGCTGGAAGCCCTGCAGGCAGTCACAGTTCTCTGACTCCTTCCTCACCACGTCCAGGACGGAGTCGACCAGCTCGGCTCCTTCCGTGTAGTGTCCCTTGGCCCAGTTATTTCCAGCACCACTCtgacctggaaaaaaaaaaaaaaaagcatagcaGTGGGATTGCAGATATTTGTGCCCAAATTATGCCACATGCACTGACTGTTTGTCAATAGACAGAGGACTTCTGTGGCCAACATGTGCTTCCTTGCTCTTTCTGGGGTGTGTTGGAGCTGCAGCTGAGGTAGACTGCATTTCACTGCCATTTTGTTACTGCACATGTTCCTGTCAGAGGAACCTAGAAACAGAGCTGTGAGATGGAGGGCAGACCCCATTTGGAGAATATATAATGAAGCTACCGGTGTATGTTCTGGACTAGTAGTTCAAATGAATTTGAAAGATGCTGATTAAACAATAGAGGTGCCATCAACATAGATCTTCAATACAAAATGTGCTAAAAAAGGACTACATTTTCATTCAATATTTTATTTCTAGTGATAGAGCTCAGACAGTGTGAACCTTAAAATGATTACAccgatttgtttttttttccttcagaaTTGATATTGTATTGTACAGAGATGATTGTATTGTTCCATTGTTGTCAATgtgaaactgtattggtttAATGTAGTTAAAAGCAGTCATCCTGATTTTCTGACTGTCATGCTGAGTCACAGTCAGtgacccacccctcccccaccctccctcagATATAACCCAAATTCAGATCTTACTCAATACAGACTACTCCATTATCTCCGTAGTTTGATTCCCAACTCACCATAGGGATCATGTTATGATCTATATGATCC from Sardina pilchardus chromosome 2, fSarPil1.1, whole genome shotgun sequence includes the following:
- the tubb2 gene encoding tubulin beta-2A chain, which translates into the protein MREIVHIQAGQCGNQIGAKFWEVISDEHGIDPTGSYQGDSDLQLERINVYYNEASGNKFVPRAILVDLEPGTMDSVRSGPFGQIFRPDNFVFGQSGAGNNWAKGHYTEGAELVDSVLDVVRKESENCDCLQGFQLTHSLGGGTGSGMGTLLISKIREEYPDRIMNTFSVMPSPKVSDTVVEPYNATLSVHQLVENTDETFSIDNEALYDICFRTLKLTTPTYGDLNHLVSATMSGVTTCLRFPGQLNADLRKLAVNMVPFPRLHFFMPGFAPLTSRGSQQYRALSVPELTQQMFDAKNMMAACDPRHGRYLTVAAIFRGRMSMKEVDEQMLSVQNKNSSYFVEWIPNNVKTAVCDIPPRGLKMSATFIGNSTAIQELFRRISEQFTAMFRRKAFLHWYTGEGMDEMEFTEAESNMNDLVSEYQQYQDATADEMGEYEEDELEDEEDIRQEVRH